A DNA window from Enoplosus armatus isolate fEnoArm2 chromosome 9, fEnoArm2.hap1, whole genome shotgun sequence contains the following coding sequences:
- the prune gene encoding exopolyphosphatase PRUNE1 isoform X1: protein MEEFLSSCRRAVQENTDQAGSGFHVVLGNEACDVDSMVCALTYAYFLSKTVRSEMLALPLLNIRQSDLVLRSDNVFLLRQIGLSPDLLLFRDQLDLRALQQAGRLRLTLVDHNVLPSSDSDLEGAVVEVIDHHLLEREPSPFCPVIVETVGSCSTLVTEHIIQKAPEILDQQVSQLLYAAVVLDCVNMEPSAGKVTPKDSQYAAALECRFPSLPPRAALFQTLQNAKFDVSGLNTEQMLLKDMKAASGSLNLAVSVLYINLENFLQRAKLEAELSDFCLKFGFDLLLLMTISFSENQEPIRELAVFSHSATCREQVSLYLEQARNPSLNLCPISSPHPHIMAYQQGNNLVSRKKLLPIVKDFLKEQDGDGLLGDSRLGDVEEEEESRFPPTPMNSLVEGCPLDDGLPHISAQDLEEKFSKMADRRGN from the exons ATGGAGGAGTTTCTGTCGAGCTGCCGCCGAGCcgtgcag GAGAACACGGATCAGGCTGGTTCCGGATTCCACGTGGTTCTGGGGAATGAAGCTTGTGACGTGGACTCCATGGTTTGTGCCTTGACCTACGCCTACTTCCTGTCCAAG actgTACGGAGTGAGATGCTCGCTCTCCCTCTGTTGAACATCCGGCAGTCAGACTTGGTGCTGCGTTCAGATAACGTCTTCCTGCTGCGTCAGATCGGTTTGTCTCCAGATCTTCTGCTGTTCAGAGATCAGCTGGATCTGCGAGCGCTGCAGCAAGCCGGCCGCCTGCGCCTGACACTGGTAGACCACAACGTCCTGCCCAG TTCGGACAGTGACCTGGAGGGGGCAGTGGTGGAGGTGATCGACCATCACCTGCTGGAGAGAGAGCCCTCCCCCTTCTGTCCTGTTATCGTGGAGACGGTGGGATCCTGTTCTACCTTGGTAACAGAACACATCATTCAGAAAGCTCCGGAAATCCTGGACCAGCAGGTCTCTCAACTGCTCTATG cggcGGTGGTTTTGGACTGCGTCAACATGGAGCCGTCAGCAGGTAAAGTGACTCCTAAAGACAGTCAGTACGCTGCAGCGCTGGAGTGTCGTTTCCCGTCTCTGCCACCGAGGGCCGCTCTCTTCCAGACTCTGCAGAATGCTAAGTTTGACGTCTCAG GTCTGAATACAGAACAGATGTTGTTGAAAGACATGAAAGCTGCTTCAGGAAGTTTGAATCTCGCTGTCTCTGTTCTCTACATCAACCTGGAG aactTCCTGCAGAGGGCGAAGTTAGAGGCGGAGCTCTCAGATTTCTGTCTGAAGTTTGGATTCgacttgctgctgctgatgaccATCTCCTTCTCTGAGAACCaagagccaatcagagagcttgctgttttcagccacagcgCCACCTGTAGGGAACAG GTGAGCCTCTACCTGGAACAGGCCCGTAACCCCTCCCTCAACCTCTGTCCAATCAGCAGCCCCCATCCTCACATCATGGCCTATCAGCAAG GAAACAATCTGGTGTCTCGTAAGAAGCTCCTCCCCATTGTTAAAGACTTCCTGAAGGAGCAGGACGGAGATGGTCTCCTTGGAGACAGTCGCTTGGGagacgtggaggaggaggaggagtctcGGTTCCCTCCGACCCCAATGAACAGTCTGGTGGAGGGCTGTCCTCTGGACGACGGCCTGCCTCACATCAGCGCTCAGGACCTGGAGGAGAAGTTCAGCAAGATGGCCGACAGACGAGGgaactga
- the bnipl gene encoding bcl-2/adenovirus E1B 19 kDa-interacting protein 2-like protein isoform X3, translating to MELREEWQDDGFPRPLPEHCGSPDEAESPLGGEQRPAPPTSLALSGTVGGGAKKRLTAPSLSLTLSRRDSRDPSSDGFSAAALSATPDETPSLDINLEALETPSDSETGTLPDSNHELEWEDDLPRMARGGAAGVTRSPMEQSEGLMELDQVDSSGRRWRRFCIAGHEYHVNMSVLEPYLQVLSHGGYYGDEMNAIILFTSCYLPENTVEDYEYVMDNLFRYIVGTLDLMVSENYMLVYLCAMAPRNKLPAIKWLHQCYTSIDRRLKKDLRGLLVVHPAWYIKALLTVVKPFISEKFSRKIQFIQSLQELSQFIPTDRLQIPDAIRQYDGKLNR from the exons ATGGAGCTGAGGGAGGAGTGGCAAGACGACGGCTTCCCCAG GCCTCTCCCAGAGCACTGTGGGAGTCCAGATGAGGCGGAGAGTCCATTGGGCGGCGAGCAGCGACCAG CCCCTCCCACCAGCCTCGCCCTATCAGGAACAGTTGGGGGCGGGGCTAAGAAGCGTCTGACGGCCCCGTCACTCAGCCTCACTCTGAGCCGCAGAGACTCTCGCGACCCGAGCAGCGACGGCTTCTCGGCCGCCGCGCTGTCAGCGACGCCGGATGAGACGCCGTCTCTCGACATCAACCTGGAGGCTCTGGAGACGCCttcagacagtgagacagggaCGCTGCCAGACAGCAACCACGAGCTGGAGTGGGAGG ATGACCTCCCCCGGATGGCGAGGGGCGGGGCTGCGGGCGTGACCAGGAGCCCGATGGAGCAGTCAGAGGGTCTGATGGAGCTGGACCAGGTGGACAGCAGCGGGCGCCGCTGGAGAAGGTTCTGCATCGCTGGACATGAATATCACGTCAACATGAGCGTCCTGGAGCCTTACCTGCAGGTCCTGTCacatggag GTTACTATGGAGACGAGATGAACGCCATCATCCTGTTCACCTCCTGCTACTTGCCGGAGAACACGGTGGAGGACTACGAGTACGTCATGGACAACCTGTTCAG GTACATTGTGGGGACGTTGGACCTGATGGTTTCAGAAAACTACATGCTGGTCTACCTGTGTGCCATGGCTCCCAGAAACAAATTGCCGGCCATCAAATGGCTCCACCAGTGCTACACCTCCATCGACAGGAG GCTGAAGAAGGACCTGAGGGGGCTGCTGGTCGTCCATCCTGCCTGGTACATCAAAGCTCTCCTCACTGTGGTCAAACCCTTCATCAG TGAGAAGTTCAGCAGGAAGATTCAGTTCATCCAGAGCCTGCAGGAGCTGTCTCAGTTCATCCCCACAGATAGACTGCAGATCCCTGACGCCATACGCCA GTATGATGGGAAGTTGAACAGATGA
- the bnipl gene encoding bcl-2/adenovirus E1B 19 kDa-interacting protein 2-like protein isoform X1 has translation MSSPAGHTDRYAEDRAPVGASDPPNIQDMELREEWQDDGFPRPLPEHCGSPDEAESPLGGEQRPAPPTSLALSGTVGGGAKKRLTAPSLSLTLSRRDSRDPSSDGFSAAALSATPDETPSLDINLEALETPSDSETGTLPDSNHELEWEDDLPRMARGGAAGVTRSPMEQSEGLMELDQVDSSGRRWRRFCIAGHEYHVNMSVLEPYLQVLSHGGYYGDEMNAIILFTSCYLPENTVEDYEYVMDNLFRYIVGTLDLMVSENYMLVYLCAMAPRNKLPAIKWLHQCYTSIDRRLKKDLRGLLVVHPAWYIKALLTVVKPFISEKFSRKIQFIQSLQELSQFIPTDRLQIPDAIRQYDGKLNR, from the exons ATGAGCTCCCCCGCCGGGCACACGGACAGGTACGCAGAGGACAG GGCTCCTGTAGGGGCCTCGGACCCCCCCAACATCCAGGACATGGAGCTGAGGGAGGAGTGGCAAGACGACGGCTTCCCCAG GCCTCTCCCAGAGCACTGTGGGAGTCCAGATGAGGCGGAGAGTCCATTGGGCGGCGAGCAGCGACCAG CCCCTCCCACCAGCCTCGCCCTATCAGGAACAGTTGGGGGCGGGGCTAAGAAGCGTCTGACGGCCCCGTCACTCAGCCTCACTCTGAGCCGCAGAGACTCTCGCGACCCGAGCAGCGACGGCTTCTCGGCCGCCGCGCTGTCAGCGACGCCGGATGAGACGCCGTCTCTCGACATCAACCTGGAGGCTCTGGAGACGCCttcagacagtgagacagggaCGCTGCCAGACAGCAACCACGAGCTGGAGTGGGAGG ATGACCTCCCCCGGATGGCGAGGGGCGGGGCTGCGGGCGTGACCAGGAGCCCGATGGAGCAGTCAGAGGGTCTGATGGAGCTGGACCAGGTGGACAGCAGCGGGCGCCGCTGGAGAAGGTTCTGCATCGCTGGACATGAATATCACGTCAACATGAGCGTCCTGGAGCCTTACCTGCAGGTCCTGTCacatggag GTTACTATGGAGACGAGATGAACGCCATCATCCTGTTCACCTCCTGCTACTTGCCGGAGAACACGGTGGAGGACTACGAGTACGTCATGGACAACCTGTTCAG GTACATTGTGGGGACGTTGGACCTGATGGTTTCAGAAAACTACATGCTGGTCTACCTGTGTGCCATGGCTCCCAGAAACAAATTGCCGGCCATCAAATGGCTCCACCAGTGCTACACCTCCATCGACAGGAG GCTGAAGAAGGACCTGAGGGGGCTGCTGGTCGTCCATCCTGCCTGGTACATCAAAGCTCTCCTCACTGTGGTCAAACCCTTCATCAG TGAGAAGTTCAGCAGGAAGATTCAGTTCATCCAGAGCCTGCAGGAGCTGTCTCAGTTCATCCCCACAGATAGACTGCAGATCCCTGACGCCATACGCCA GTATGATGGGAAGTTGAACAGATGA
- the myo1eb gene encoding myosin IEb → MGSKERYHWQAQNVKVSGVDDMVLLSKINEDAITENLKKRYMDDYIFTYIGSVLISVNPFKQVPYFTDREVELYQGAAQYENPPHIYALADNMYRNMMIDSENQCVIISGESGAGKTVAAKYIMSYVSKVSGGGDKVQHVKDIILQSNPLLEAFGNAKTVRNNNSSRFGKYFEIQFSRGGAPDGGKISNFLLEKSRIVSQNPGERNFHIYYQLLGGASGEQRENLGVTTPDYYYYLNQSGTYTVEDINDKKEFSDTMGAMSVVGLSVEDQDSVLQLVAGILHLGNISFREENNYAVVESQDFLAFPSFLLGISQDGLCSKLTSRIMDSKWGGKTESISVTLNTEQACFSRDALSKALYTRLFDFLVDCVNKAMQKDQEELNIGVLDIYGFEIFQRNGFEQFCINFVNEKLQQIFIELTLKAEQEEYVQEGIKWTPIEYFNNKVVCDLIESKLNPPGLMSILDDVCATMHAKGEGADQTLLQKLQGQVGSHEHFSSWNKGFIIHHYAGKVSYDVSGFCERNRDVLFNDIIELMQSSEFPFIRALFPENLEAEKRGRPSTASSKIKKQANSLVQTLMKCTPHYIRCIKPNETKRPRDWEENRVRHQVEYLGLRENIRVRRAGYAYRRVFNKFLQRYAILTKDTWPQWRGEERQGVLHLLNSVNMDQDQFQLGKTKVFIKAPESLFLLEEMRERKYNGYARVIQKAWRKHIAVRKYVKMREEASDVLLNKKERRRNSINRNFVGDYIGTDNHPEIRQFVGRRERIDFADVVVKFDRRFRTVKRDLILTPKFLYLIGREKVKQGPDKGQIQEVLKRKIELNKIQSVSLSTLQDDFFIIHEEEYDSVLQSVFKTEFLSLLVKRYQEKTQKKLPLKFNNLLEFKVKKGGWGPFSSSGSRQIQFQVGQGDEVVLKPSGKVLQVSIGPGLPKNSRPTRTDKRKSRYMGNQAPPTSHYNSAPRSRGGRAPIGGSSSGRGSLMRQQSSMEQPSLPRLQSQHRHDNRPPQQHDMGFMDVPEQGAAGLQRRRSKEVKPLPGAGRPKPAPKPKPRSPQCKALYAYDAQDTDELSFNADDVIEILTEDPSGWWFGRLRGREGMFPGNYVEKI, encoded by the exons atG GGTAGCAAGGAGCGTTACCATTGGCAGGCTCAGAACGTGAAGGTGAGCGGGGTGGACGATATGGTGCTGCTGTCCAAGATCAACGAGGATGCCATCACAGAGAACCTGAAGAAGAGATACATGGACGACTACATCTTC ACCTACATCGGTTCAGTTCTGATCTCTGTGAATCCGTTCAAACAGGTTCCATATTTCACTGATAGAGAGGTGGAGCTCTACCAGGGAGCG GCTCAGTATGAGAACCCCCCCCACATCTACGCGCTGGCCGACAACATGTACAGAAACATGATGATTGACAGCGAGAACCAGTGTGTCATCATCAG cgGTGAAAGTGGAGCTGGAAAAACTGTCGCTGCCAAATACATCATGAGCTACGTGTCCAAAGTGTCCGGAGGAGGAGACAAAGTCCAG CATGTTAAAGACATCATCCTGCAGTCCAACCCCCTGCTGGAGGCCTTTGGTAATGCTAAGACCGTCCGCAACAACAACTCCAGCAGATTT ggTAAATACTTTGAGATCCAGTTCAGTCGAGGAGGAGCTCCTGATGGAGGGAAAATCTCCAACTTTCTGTTGGAGAAAAGTCGAATCGTTTCACAGAATCCTGGAGAGAGAAACTTCCACATCTACTACCAG CTGTTGGGGGGGGCTagtggagagcagagggagaaccTCGGGGTCACAACCCctgactactactactacctcAACCAATCAGGAACCTACACTGTGGAGGACATCAATGACAAGAAGGAGTTCTCTGATACTATG gggGCGATGTCAGTCgtgggtctgtctgtggaggatCAGGATTCAGTTCTTCAGCTCGTTGCAGGAATTCTTCATCTTGGAAACATCAgtttcagagaggaaaacaactACGCTGTGGTCGAAAGCCAGGACT TCCTGGCATTCCCGTCCTTCCTGTTGGGGATCTCTCAGGACGGCCTCTGTAGTAAACTGACCAGCAGGATTATGGACAGTAAGTGGGGCGGGAAGACAGAGTCCATCTCCGTCACCCTGAACACCGAGCAGGCCTGTTTCTCCAGAGATGCCCTGTCCAAAGCTCTGTACACCCGACTCTTTGACTTCCTGGTCGAT tgtgtcaaTAAAGCCATGCAGAAGGACCAGGAGGAACTCAACATCGGTGTCCTCGACATTTACGGCTTCGAGATCTTCcag CGAAACGGCTTTGAGCAGTTCTGCATCAACTTTGTCAacgagaagctgcagcagattTTCATTGAACTCACACTGAAGGCAGAACAG gaaGAATATGTTCAGGAGGGAATCAAATGGACCCCCATTGAGTACTTCAACAACAAAGTGGTCTGTGACCTCATAGAATCTAAACTG AATCCTCCTGGGCTCATGAGCATCCTGGATGATGTTTGTGCGACGATGCACGCTAAAGGTGAAGGAGCCGATCAGACGCTGCTGCAGAAGCTTCAGGGACAGGTTGGATCCCACGAACATTTCAGTAGCTGGAACAAAGGATTCATCATCCACCACTACGCCGGGAAG GTGTCGTACGACGTCAGCGGTTTCTGTGAGAGGAACAGAGATGTGCTGTTTAATGACATCATTGAGCTGATGCAGAGCAGCGAGTT TCCATTCATCAGAGCTCTGTTCCCTGAGAACCTGGAGGCCGAGAAGAGAGGGCGTCCGAGCACCGCCAGCAGTAAGATCAAG AAACAAGCTAATAGTTTGGTCCAGACTCTGATGAAGTGCACCCCCCACTACATCCGCTGCATCAAACCCAATGAGACCAAACGTCCCCGGGACTGGGAGGAGAACCGGGTCAGACACCAGGTGGAGTACCTGGGACTCAGAGAGAACATCAGAGTCCGCCGGGCCGGATACGCCTACAGACGGGTCTTCAACAAGTTtctgcagag GTATGCCATCCTGACAAAGGACACCTGGCCTCAGTGGAGGGGCGAGGAGCGTCAGGGAGTCCTGCACCTACTCAACTCCGTAAACATGGACCAGGACCAGTTCCAGCTTGGCAAGACCAAAGTCTTCATCAAAGCTCCAGAGTCG ctcttcttGTTGGAGGAGATGAGGGAGAGGAAGTATAACGGTTACGCTCGGGTCATTCAGAAGGCATGGCGTAAACACATCGCTGTCCGCAAGTACGTCAAGATGAGGGAGGAAG CCTCTGACGTCCTGCTGAACAAGAAGGAGCGCCGCAGAAACAGCATTAACAGGAACTTTGTGGGCGACTACATCGGGACAGACAACCATCCAGAGATCAGACAGTTTGTTGGCCGCCGAGAGAGGATTGACTTCGCCGACGTTGTGGTGAAATTTGACCGAAGATTCAGG ACAGTGAAGCGTGACCTCATCCTGACCCCAAAATTCCTGTACCTGATTGGTCGAGAGAAGGTGAAGCAGGGTCCAGATAAAGGTCAGATCCAGGAGGTTCTCAAGAGAAAAATTGAGCTCAACAAGATCCAGTCTGTTTCCCTGAG cacTCTGCAGGACGACTTCTTTATCATCCACGAAGAGGAGTACGACAGCGTTCTTCAGAGTGTCTTTAAAACAGAGTTCCTCAGTCTGCTAGTCAAACGTTATCAGGAGAAAACTCAGAAAAAGCTGCCGCTCAAATTCAACAACCT tCTAGAGTTTAAAGTGAAGAAGGGCGGCTGGGGTCCGTTCAGCTCTTCAGGATCCAGACAGATCCAGTTTCAGGTGGGTCAGGGGGACGAGGTGGTCCTGAAGCCCAGCGGGAAGGTCCTGCAGGTGTCTATCGGACCGGGTCTGCCCAAAAACTCCA GACCAACCAGGACAGACAAACGCAAGAGTCGCTACATGGGCAACCAGGCTCCACCCACCAGCCACTATAACTCAG cTCCTCGCTCCAGAGGGGGCAGAGCTCCCATAGGAGGCTCATCCTCCGGCAGAGGCTCCCTGATGAGGCAGCAGTCCAGCATGGAGCAGCCCAGTCTGCCCCGTCTCCAGAGTCAGCATCGCCATGACAACCGACCCCCCCAACAGCACGACATGGGCTTCATGGATGTGCCTGAGCAGGGGGCCGCAGG GCTGCAGCGGCGGCGGTCGAAGGAGGTGAAGCCTCTTCCTGGAGCAGGTCGACCAAAACCAGCTCCCAAACCGAAGCCACGGTCTCCGCAGTGCAAAGCTCTGTACGCCTACGACGCCCAGGACACTGATGAGCTCAGCTTCAACGCTGATGATGTCATTGAGATACTCACTGAAG atCCGTCTGGTTGGTGGTTTGGTCGGTTGCGGGGCAGAGAGGGGATGTTCCCTGGAAATTACGTGGAGAAGATCTAG
- the prune gene encoding exopolyphosphatase PRUNE1 isoform X2, whose protein sequence is MEEFLSSCRRAVQENTDQAGSGFHVVLGNEACDVDSMVCALTYAYFLSKTVRSEMLALPLLNIRQSDLVLRSDNVFLLRQIGLSPDLLLFRDQLDLRALQQAGRLRLTLVDHNVLPSSDSDLEGAVVEVIDHHLLEREPSPFCPVIVETVGSCSTLVTEHIIQKAPEILDQQVSQLLYAAVVLDCVNMEPSAGKVTPKDSQYAAALECRFPSLPPRAALFQTLQNAKFDVSGLNTEQMLLKDMKAASGSLNLAVSVLYINLENFLQRAKLEAELSDFCLKFGFDLLLLMTISFSENQEPIRELAVFSHSATCREQVSLYLEQARNPSLNLCPISSPHPHIMAYQQGKLRLF, encoded by the exons ATGGAGGAGTTTCTGTCGAGCTGCCGCCGAGCcgtgcag GAGAACACGGATCAGGCTGGTTCCGGATTCCACGTGGTTCTGGGGAATGAAGCTTGTGACGTGGACTCCATGGTTTGTGCCTTGACCTACGCCTACTTCCTGTCCAAG actgTACGGAGTGAGATGCTCGCTCTCCCTCTGTTGAACATCCGGCAGTCAGACTTGGTGCTGCGTTCAGATAACGTCTTCCTGCTGCGTCAGATCGGTTTGTCTCCAGATCTTCTGCTGTTCAGAGATCAGCTGGATCTGCGAGCGCTGCAGCAAGCCGGCCGCCTGCGCCTGACACTGGTAGACCACAACGTCCTGCCCAG TTCGGACAGTGACCTGGAGGGGGCAGTGGTGGAGGTGATCGACCATCACCTGCTGGAGAGAGAGCCCTCCCCCTTCTGTCCTGTTATCGTGGAGACGGTGGGATCCTGTTCTACCTTGGTAACAGAACACATCATTCAGAAAGCTCCGGAAATCCTGGACCAGCAGGTCTCTCAACTGCTCTATG cggcGGTGGTTTTGGACTGCGTCAACATGGAGCCGTCAGCAGGTAAAGTGACTCCTAAAGACAGTCAGTACGCTGCAGCGCTGGAGTGTCGTTTCCCGTCTCTGCCACCGAGGGCCGCTCTCTTCCAGACTCTGCAGAATGCTAAGTTTGACGTCTCAG GTCTGAATACAGAACAGATGTTGTTGAAAGACATGAAAGCTGCTTCAGGAAGTTTGAATCTCGCTGTCTCTGTTCTCTACATCAACCTGGAG aactTCCTGCAGAGGGCGAAGTTAGAGGCGGAGCTCTCAGATTTCTGTCTGAAGTTTGGATTCgacttgctgctgctgatgaccATCTCCTTCTCTGAGAACCaagagccaatcagagagcttgctgttttcagccacagcgCCACCTGTAGGGAACAG GTGAGCCTCTACCTGGAACAGGCCCGTAACCCCTCCCTCAACCTCTGTCCAATCAGCAGCCCCCATCCTCACATCATGGCCTATCAGCAAGGTAAACTCCGCCTCTTCTGA
- the bnipl gene encoding bcl-2/adenovirus E1B 19 kDa-interacting protein 2-like protein isoform X2: protein MSSPAGHTDRAPVGASDPPNIQDMELREEWQDDGFPRPLPEHCGSPDEAESPLGGEQRPAPPTSLALSGTVGGGAKKRLTAPSLSLTLSRRDSRDPSSDGFSAAALSATPDETPSLDINLEALETPSDSETGTLPDSNHELEWEDDLPRMARGGAAGVTRSPMEQSEGLMELDQVDSSGRRWRRFCIAGHEYHVNMSVLEPYLQVLSHGGYYGDEMNAIILFTSCYLPENTVEDYEYVMDNLFRYIVGTLDLMVSENYMLVYLCAMAPRNKLPAIKWLHQCYTSIDRRLKKDLRGLLVVHPAWYIKALLTVVKPFISEKFSRKIQFIQSLQELSQFIPTDRLQIPDAIRQYDGKLNR from the exons ATGAGCTCCCCCGCCGGGCACACGGACAG GGCTCCTGTAGGGGCCTCGGACCCCCCCAACATCCAGGACATGGAGCTGAGGGAGGAGTGGCAAGACGACGGCTTCCCCAG GCCTCTCCCAGAGCACTGTGGGAGTCCAGATGAGGCGGAGAGTCCATTGGGCGGCGAGCAGCGACCAG CCCCTCCCACCAGCCTCGCCCTATCAGGAACAGTTGGGGGCGGGGCTAAGAAGCGTCTGACGGCCCCGTCACTCAGCCTCACTCTGAGCCGCAGAGACTCTCGCGACCCGAGCAGCGACGGCTTCTCGGCCGCCGCGCTGTCAGCGACGCCGGATGAGACGCCGTCTCTCGACATCAACCTGGAGGCTCTGGAGACGCCttcagacagtgagacagggaCGCTGCCAGACAGCAACCACGAGCTGGAGTGGGAGG ATGACCTCCCCCGGATGGCGAGGGGCGGGGCTGCGGGCGTGACCAGGAGCCCGATGGAGCAGTCAGAGGGTCTGATGGAGCTGGACCAGGTGGACAGCAGCGGGCGCCGCTGGAGAAGGTTCTGCATCGCTGGACATGAATATCACGTCAACATGAGCGTCCTGGAGCCTTACCTGCAGGTCCTGTCacatggag GTTACTATGGAGACGAGATGAACGCCATCATCCTGTTCACCTCCTGCTACTTGCCGGAGAACACGGTGGAGGACTACGAGTACGTCATGGACAACCTGTTCAG GTACATTGTGGGGACGTTGGACCTGATGGTTTCAGAAAACTACATGCTGGTCTACCTGTGTGCCATGGCTCCCAGAAACAAATTGCCGGCCATCAAATGGCTCCACCAGTGCTACACCTCCATCGACAGGAG GCTGAAGAAGGACCTGAGGGGGCTGCTGGTCGTCCATCCTGCCTGGTACATCAAAGCTCTCCTCACTGTGGTCAAACCCTTCATCAG TGAGAAGTTCAGCAGGAAGATTCAGTTCATCCAGAGCCTGCAGGAGCTGTCTCAGTTCATCCCCACAGATAGACTGCAGATCCCTGACGCCATACGCCA GTATGATGGGAAGTTGAACAGATGA